A single window of Malus sylvestris chromosome 5, drMalSylv7.2, whole genome shotgun sequence DNA harbors:
- the LOC126622022 gene encoding uncharacterized protein LOC126622022 has translation MAFPYTSTSIVPSELSEQRGANISDSNTNMFQAPTNQPSRGSFDGPVAIFWDIENCPVPSDVRPEDVAGNIRMALQVHPIIKGAVMTFSAYGDFNGFPRRLREGCQRTGVRLIDVPNGRKDAADKAILVDMFLFALDNPPPSSIMLISGDVDFAPALHILGQRGYIVILVIPSGVGVSSALSNAGKFVWDWPSVARGDGFVPSTKVLMHPRGGHTDISGYLMGCHINDNVDIQNEEEAILYKGISQSYYNSRDFSIVSQSLSEFNSSSVMVPCCPAASRSHSLPSGLNEVSAGPTTSGDQNESTWWVQPGDLNGLKGQLVRLLELSGGCMPLMKVPTEYQKVFGRPLYVSEYGAFKLVNLFRKLGDTMAVEGKGNKRFVYLRNCKTGTSAPPLVLLKRDNKKGKGTQEECMDITTGNGSSDEFSEEERVVVEEYDETSQGKTNVRTVGECGIDDPSLENFKYELQEILVSYSCRIFLGCFEEVYQQRYKKTLDYRKFGVNQLEQLFEKVTDVVVLLEEPVGKRKFLAASGGYKN, from the coding sequence ATGGCTTTCCCATATACATCAACATCAATAGTGCCTTCAGAACTGTCAGAGCAAAGAGGAGCAAATATATCAGATTCAAACACAAACATGTTTCAAGCTCCAACAAACCAGCCCAGCCGAGGCTCCTTTGATGGTCCTGTGGCTATCTTTTGGGATATTGAGAACTGCCCTGTCCCTAGTGATGTCCGTCCAGAAGATGTAGCTGGTAATATCAGAATGGCTTTACAGGTGCATCCCATAATTAAAGGAGCAGTTATGACGTTTTCTGCTTATGGGGACTTTAATGGCTTCCCTAGACGACTCCGCGAGGGATGCCAGAGAACTGGTGTTAGACTAATTGATGTTCCAAATGGAAGAAAGGATGCTGCTGACAAAGCTATCCTGGTTGATATGTTCCTGTTTGCCCTTGACAatcctccaccttcttccatCATGCTCATCTCCGGGGATGTTGATTTTGCTCCAGCACTTCATATACTTGGGCAACGTGGATATATTGTTATCCTGGTAATCCCATCTGGAGTTGGTGTTTCATCTGCTCTCAGCAATGCTGGTAAGTTCGTGTGGGACTGGCCTAGTGTGGCTCGTGGAGACGGCTTTGTGCCTTCTACTAAAGTTTTAATGCATCCTCGTGGGGGTCACACTGATATTTCTGGGTATCTTATGGGTTGCCATATCAATGATAATGTGGATAtccaaaatgaagaagaagctatCTTGTATAAGGGAATATCACAAAGCTATTACAactcgagagatttttcaatagtCTCACAATCACTATCTGAATTCAACAGTAGTTCCGTAATGGTGCCTTGCTGTCCTGCTGCTTCAAGGTCACACAGTCTCCCGTCTGGTCTCAATGAAGTTTCTGCTGGGCCTACAACATCTGGTGATCAAAATGAATCTACTTGGTGGGTCCAGCCAGGGGACCTAAATGGTCTGAAGGGACAGCTTGTAAGACTGCTTGAGCTATCGGGAGGTTGCATGCCTCTTATGAAAGTTCCAACCGAGTATCAGAAAGTTTTTGGAAGGCCTCTTTATGTATCAGAGTATGGTGCATTCAAGCTCGTAAATCTGTTCAGGAAGTTGGGTGACACAATGGCTGTAGAGGGAAAAGGGAACAAGAGATTTGTCTACCTCCGGAACTGTAAAACGGGCACTAGTGCACCACCTTTGGTTTTGTTAAAGAGGGATAACAAGAAAGGGAAGGGGACTCAAGAAGAGTGCATGGATATTACTACAGGCAATGGCTCATCAGATGAGTTCTCAGAGGAGGAAAGAGTTGTTGTAGAAGAATACGATGAGACGAGCCAAGGAAAGACCAATGTGAGAACAGTAGGTGAATGTGGAATTGATGATCCTAGTCTGGAGAATTTCAAATATGAGCTGCAAGAGATTCTTGTAAGCTACTCTTGTCGGATTTTCTTGGGTTGCTTTGAGGAGGTCTACCAGCAGAGGTATAAAAAGACACTGGACTATCGGAAGTTTGGAGTTAATCAGCTAGAGCAACTGTTTGAGAAGGTGACAGATGTGGTGGTGTTGCTTGAAGAACCAGTTGGCAAGAGGAAGTTCCTGGCTGCAAGTGGTGGCTATAAAAATTAA